Part of the Virgibacillus natechei genome is shown below.
GTATCTTCATATAGCAAACAGATAACTAATTATCTCGTAGTTTATTCGGATCGTGATGTTCCGCCAAGTACGCATTACTATAATGTAGGTGGATGGACTGGAACACTTAGCTTAGACCGTTGGCAATCGACTGGAACGGAAATACTTGCTTACTATTCTGGTACTGTGAATTGCTCAGGTCCGTGTGTAATGACAAAAAGTCCAGACAATGAATGACATAAGTATAGAGGATTTTACTGAAATTGAAGAGAACCCTTGTCTAATGGGGTTCTCTTTTCATTAAACATGCATTTATAACGAAACAAAAATGAAGCATATGGAGGACTGTTATGATAAACATGTTTTTATTTGAACTGAAAAAAATAGTTAAGTCTACTTTCTTCTTTATCATGCTTTTATTATTTTGTTTGTTTATTGTGGGTTATTATGTATTTGTTTACATCAATACCGTTCGGGCTGATGAATTAATTACTGAAATTGAAAGCAGTGTACATATTCGAGAAGAAAATATCGAAGAACTTAAGGATTTGAATAGTGATGATGAAAACGGGGACAGTCAACTGGAACAGGAAATTCAATTTAGCGAAGAATATCTTGCGAGAGAAAAAACAACATTGGAGGCTTTTCAGAATAAAGATTGGTTCACGGTCTTGAACCAGGAAATTAAAATTGATGAGGAATCTGGAGTTCGATCTTCAAACATACAATATAATACGTCATCATTCCAACATCTTTTACATCAGAAACACGTCTGGAACATACCGAGTGGATGCGGGATAAAAATATTCAGCCTATTCTCCCACTTGGCATTAATTCATGGATTACGGTTTATGATATTGACTTTGGAGTTCATTCTTGGGTAGAGGAGTTTGTTAAAGACCGAAGTACAAAGTATTCCTCTTCAGCTCTTTATTTCCTGCATCATTTCTTCCAGATGCTATTTGGCCTCATTGGTCCAGTATTTTTCCTTTTACTATTAGGCGATACAGTTACGAAAGAAGGATTGGGGAGAAATGGCCCGATTCACCTATTAAGAACTCAGCCAATTCATCGATATAAAATTTTACTAAGCAAATTATTCGCAGGCTTGGCTGCTACTGTTTTGGTTCTCCTCGGCACAAGCTTATTCGCTATATTGATAGGTACGATATTTGACCGATTTGGAAGTTGGGATTATCCAGTGTTAATTTATGGGCATACAGCTTTATGGAAATGGGCGTATTTCTGATTCACTCCGCTGTACTCTCCTTTATGGTTCTATTATTCTGTTATTCTTTACTGTTCTTATTTTCTATTATAACAAAAATGGCGTTGCTGGCTGTTGGATTAACGATTGCTACTATTTTTATTGGAATCCAGTGGAGTGGACAATTTACATTATCTGCTTTTGCTCCTTATATTCCATTTCACTATTTCTCCGTATCGGAAATAATTACGAATGAATTAGCAGTGACATTAGATAACTATAACTTTTCTTATACAACAGGGTTAATCGTTTTATCCATGTATAGTATTATAATTTTTCTTTTGACCTATTTAGTATCTTTTTTTCAAAGAAAAATGACTCATTCTTCGAAAAATTAAAGCTAGTAAAATAGGGTAATTGTCAGGTATTTCGCTCGTGCAATGCGGAAAGAGGCAACGCTAACACTTTTACATCGTTTAAACATTTCTTGAATCGGCCGCGAATTACAGCTCCACAGAATTTAATTTATAGAAATACACCAATAGATTAACCCGGTGAATAAAGAAAAACCATCCGCGTAATTAGCACACGGGTGGTTTTTGGACTGGGATTGCGCGTAAATGCTCGTCCCACCGAAAACATTTGTACATCGTTAACCCCCTCACTAATGAGTTTTACTATATCCTCTTGTTGTCAGAATTCTTAAATACTGTTGTATCAGCCGTCTCCTTAATACAGAGTGAAAATACAATAACAAATAAGGAGGTGGTTGATATTGTCTTGGAAAAAAGTAAGTCCTGCTGATAAAGGTGGTAAAAGAAACAAAAGACAAGAGTCTCCTAGAAGCGTAAGAGGGAGAGAGTGGCCAGTTGTTCCGAAAAGTACAAGAGATAACGTTAAGAAGAAAGAAAAAGTAAGTCCTGTTAGAAGAAATAAATGTGGATGTGGACGAAGTAAAAGAGGCTATCTTTAATGTAATGTGATGAAAAGACACCTATATAGGTGTCTTTTCATTTAGCTAG
Proteins encoded:
- a CDS encoding ABC transporter permease, with translation MRDKNIQPILPLGINSWITVYDIDFGVHSWVEEFVKDRSTKYSSSALYFLHHFFQMLFGLIGPVFFLLLLGDTVTKEGLGRNGPIHLLRTQPIHRYKILLSKLFAGLAATVLVLLGTSLFAILIGTIFDRFGSWDYPVLIYGHTALWKWAYF